The genomic stretch GGACAGGCAGTTGCGGCAGAAACCCGAGAGGTTCATCAGGTCGATGTTCTGCACGTCCTTGCGGCTGTCCAGGTGGGCAACCAGCCGGCGAAAGGCGGCGGCTTCGAGTTCCAGGCGTTGTTGTTCGGTCATGGCGGTCTCTGCGAGACAGCTTCAAGCGGCAAGCTTCAAGCTGCAAGTTGGATGGCGGTGGCGGCAAGTTTAGCGCTTGCAGCTTGCCGCTTGAAGCTAGCGGCTTGCTGCGAGGGTAATCGACACCGACTCGGCGAAACGCAGGGCGTGGGGTTTGTCGACTTCGACCTCGGCGTACAGCACGCTTTGGTTGGCCATCACCAGGTCCAGCAATTCCTGGGTCATGCGTTCGAGCAGGGCAAAACGATTGCCTTCCACGTGCGCGATGATCGCCTTGGTAATGGTGCGATAGTTTAGCGCGTGGTCGATGTCGTTATCGCGCACCGCTTCCTGTGCCGCATAGAGGATCGTCAGGTTGATCAGCACGTCCTGCTTGTTGAGGATCTCGTCTTCATTGATGCCGATGAAGGTGCGCAGGCACAGGTCCTTGACCCGGATGCGGGCCATTCCTGGTTGAAGTTGTGGCATTGCTACTTGCTCCGTCCAATCAATTGCAGGAACTCCTGGCGGGTGTTGCTCGAGTCGCGGAAGGCGCCGAGCATCACCGAGGTGTTCATGGTCGAATTCTGTTTTTCCACGCCGCGCATCATCATGCACATGTGCCGGGCCTCGATCACCACCGCAACGCCGGCGGCCCCCGTCACGCGCTGCACGGCGTCGGCAATCTGCCGGGTGAGGTTCTCCTGGATCTGCAGGCGCCGGGCAAACATGTCGACGATCCTGGCGATCTTCGACAGGCCCAGTACCTTGCCGGTAGGAATATAAGCCACATGGGCCTTGCCGATGAAGGGCAGCAAGTGATGTTCGCAGAGTGAGTACAACTCGATGTTGTCGACGATCACCATTTCATCGTTGTCAGAGGCAAACAAGGCACCGTTGACGATCTCATCGACGCTTTGCGCGTAACCATGACACAGATACTGCATGGCCTTGGCCGCGCGGGCCGGGGTATCGAGCAGGCCTTCGCGGTCTGGGTCTTCGCCAAGACCGATGAGGATCTCGCGGTAATTCTGGGGCAGGGACAATGGCATGGAACATCCTCGCGGGGGCGGCCTATTTGACGTGCCGTCCGCCGTTGACGGTCAGGGTCGTGCCGGTGACATAGGGGTTGTCCAGCAAATAGCGCAGGCTCTGGTAGACCACTTCGCTGCCGGGTTCGATGCCCAGCGCCGACTTGGCCAAGGCCTTGGCGCGGTACGCCGCGTCGTCGTCGGGGTTGAACAGTAGCAGGGCGGGAGCGATGCCGTTGACCTTGATGTGCGGCGCGTACTTGGCGGCGAACGACAGGGTCAGGCTATCGAGCCCGGCTTTGCTGGCGCAATAGGCGATGTGCTGGCTGCTGCCCTTGCGCGTGACGTCGTCGCTGATGTGCACGATATCGGCGGGGCTCGAGC from Pseudomonas sp. S04 encodes the following:
- the folX gene encoding dihydroneopterin triphosphate 2'-epimerase, yielding MPQLQPGMARIRVKDLCLRTFIGINEDEILNKQDVLINLTILYAAQEAVRDNDIDHALNYRTITKAIIAHVEGNRFALLERMTQELLDLVMANQSVLYAEVEVDKPHALRFAESVSITLAASR
- the folE gene encoding GTP cyclohydrolase I FolE produces the protein MPLSLPQNYREILIGLGEDPDREGLLDTPARAAKAMQYLCHGYAQSVDEIVNGALFASDNDEMVIVDNIELYSLCEHHLLPFIGKAHVAYIPTGKVLGLSKIARIVDMFARRLQIQENLTRQIADAVQRVTGAAGVAVVIEARHMCMMMRGVEKQNSTMNTSVMLGAFRDSSNTRQEFLQLIGRSK